One Capillibacterium thermochitinicola genomic window carries:
- the fliJ gene encoding flagellar export protein FliJ translates to MSFKFQPILNLRKHHEDQCRTRFKEEQEKLWRIDEELNRLQALKKQREAETEQLSVGVLSLEHLLSGSRYLAYLRRKQKETTARRARQAEEVEKARLSLVQARKETKIMEKLKEKMAQKEVEERLRQEQKTLDEIAISQIYRN, encoded by the coding sequence GTGTCATTTAAATTTCAACCGATTTTGAACCTGCGAAAGCACCATGAAGACCAATGCCGTACCCGCTTTAAGGAAGAACAAGAGAAACTTTGGCGGATCGATGAAGAGTTAAACCGGCTTCAGGCGCTCAAAAAACAACGGGAAGCGGAGACGGAACAGCTCTCGGTCGGGGTGCTCAGCCTGGAACACCTGCTCTCCGGCAGTCGATACCTGGCGTATTTACGCCGGAAACAGAAGGAAACGACCGCACGGCGGGCACGCCAAGCGGAAGAGGTTGAGAAGGCCCGTTTAAGTTTGGTACAGGCACGGAAAGAAACGAAGATAATGGAAAAACTGAAGGAAAAAATGGCCCAGAAAGAAGTGGAAGAAAGACTTCGCCAAGAACAGAAAACCCTGGATGAAATCGCCATTTCCCAGATTTATCGTAATTAG